From one Macellibacteroides fermentans genomic stretch:
- a CDS encoding ThuA domain-containing protein translates to MKYPILYKLVCVFAFILLAGSVSGKKPIKTLIVTGQNNHNWQVSNVALKKIMEQSGRFVVDVAVSPAAGEDMSSFSPNFAAYQLVVVDYNGDSWIEATKQNFISFARNGGGIVIYHAADNAFSNWPEFNKICALGGWEGRDEKSGPYVYWLDGKLIEDSAPGPGGSHGKQHEYVLNARDEVHPIMKGLPKKWRHATDELYDRMRGPGNIQDILFTAYSDKSTNGSGREEPLMFTVNYEKARIFHTMLGHAGESLENNPAMQCTGFQITFLRGAEWAATGKVTIKVPEDFPTETRVTSRLDYK, encoded by the coding sequence ATGAAGTACCCTATTCTTTACAAATTAGTTTGTGTTTTTGCTTTTATTCTGTTGGCAGGATCGGTTTCTGGGAAAAAGCCTATTAAAACGTTGATAGTAACCGGCCAGAACAACCATAATTGGCAGGTAAGCAATGTGGCTTTGAAAAAAATAATGGAGCAATCCGGACGTTTTGTTGTAGACGTTGCAGTTTCTCCCGCAGCAGGAGAAGATATGTCTTCTTTCAGCCCTAATTTTGCAGCTTACCAATTGGTGGTGGTGGACTATAACGGAGACTCATGGATTGAAGCGACCAAGCAAAACTTTATATCTTTTGCCCGTAACGGAGGGGGAATAGTAATTTACCACGCTGCCGATAATGCCTTTTCCAATTGGCCCGAATTCAATAAGATATGTGCCTTGGGCGGATGGGAAGGCCGGGATGAAAAATCTGGTCCCTATGTATATTGGCTGGACGGAAAGTTGATTGAAGATAGTGCTCCGGGGCCTGGTGGATCCCATGGCAAACAGCATGAGTATGTATTGAATGCCCGAGACGAGGTACATCCTATAATGAAAGGACTCCCAAAGAAATGGAGACATGCTACAGATGAATTGTATGACAGGATGCGTGGACCTGGTAATATTCAAGATATTCTGTTTACTGCCTATTCTGATAAGTCAACCAATGGATCCGGAAGAGAAGAGCCTTTGATGTTTACGGTTAATTACGAAAAAGCCCGTATTTTCCATACAATGTTGGGACATGCAGGTGAGTCTCTCGAAAATAATCCTGCCATGCAATGTACCGGTTTTCAGATTACCTTCCTTCGCGGTGCTGAGTGGGCTGCAACAGGTAAAGTTACAATCAAAGTACCGGAAGATTTTCCTACCGAAACCAGAGTAACTTCCCGGCTTGATTATAAATAA
- a CDS encoding ROK family protein, with product MKKEGSYIGVDLGGTNMRVAKVKDGVIVDLKIWPTPRFAKSCEETIQALISIISEVFDKEVLSIGIGVPSVVDRRAGIVYNVANIPYWEEVHLKELLTQRFSVPVFVDNDANCFALGERYFGKGQTVSNFVGLTIGTGLGGGIIQQGQLLADANCGSGEFGEIPYKEHNLEYYCSGSYFMNVWQTNGKEMYDLAVLQDSRALEAYRQFGLHLADAVKIVVLTLDPQMIVFGGSVADAHRFYEASMLEGLKDFPYPNSIRNLQIEFSTLENAGILGAVSLCY from the coding sequence ATGAAAAAAGAGGGATCTTATATCGGCGTTGATCTGGGTGGAACGAATATGCGAGTTGCCAAAGTAAAAGATGGCGTCATTGTTGATTTGAAAATATGGCCAACTCCCCGGTTTGCCAAATCGTGTGAAGAAACAATTCAGGCTCTGATTTCAATAATATCAGAGGTCTTCGATAAGGAAGTCCTTTCCATAGGTATAGGAGTACCAAGTGTGGTTGACCGTCGTGCCGGCATTGTTTACAATGTGGCAAATATACCTTATTGGGAGGAGGTTCACTTGAAAGAGCTGCTTACCCAACGTTTCTCGGTTCCGGTTTTTGTTGATAATGATGCCAATTGTTTTGCCCTCGGCGAACGATACTTCGGTAAAGGGCAGACGGTGTCTAACTTTGTTGGTCTTACCATCGGTACCGGATTGGGTGGTGGAATTATTCAGCAAGGCCAGCTGCTTGCCGATGCCAATTGTGGATCCGGTGAATTTGGTGAAATACCATATAAGGAACATAATTTGGAATATTATTGCAGCGGGAGTTACTTTATGAATGTATGGCAGACAAACGGAAAGGAGATGTATGATCTGGCTGTTCTGCAAGATTCCAGGGCTCTAGAGGCTTACAGACAATTCGGACTCCATCTGGCTGATGCAGTAAAGATCGTGGTGCTGACATTGGATCCTCAGATGATCGTTTTTGGAGGATCGGTTGCGGATGCGCATCGCTTTTATGAAGCAAGTATGTTGGAAGGACTGAAGGATTTCCCATATCCGAACTCAATCCGTAATCTGCAGATCGAATTCTCTACTCTGGAGAATGCCGGTATTCTGGGAGCTGTGTCTCTTTGTTATTAA
- a CDS encoding putative transporter, with translation MSWLNELLWGEGIAHSVMLLAFVIAAGIQLGKIKIFGISLGITFVLFVGILLGQIGFKMNHEVLHFMKEFGLILFVYSVGMQVGPGFFSSFKKGGITLNMLACGIVLLGVATTIILHFVTGVPMATMVGILSGAVTNTPGLGAAQQAYNDVFGTTDNTIALGYAVAYPLGVVGIILSLIVIRYVFRVSFEKENEALNATEGKNTNEAKPISLMVKNPAIFNKSVSEVSALIENRDFVISRISHVNNEVEIPSSTTVLCENDKIFVITTERDAEALRTFIGEEIDMDRKEWIRKDSQFINRRILITKSELNGKRLGTLKLRNLYGVNITRVNRSGVDLVANPNLTLQVGDRVNVVGTESAIESVEKVLGNSMKRLNEPNLLFIFVGIFLGIFLGSIPFVFPGIPQPVKLGLAGGPLIVSILISRFGYKYKLVTYTTMSANLMLREIGITLFLACVGIGAGDGFIDTIVNNGGLSWIGYGFAITTIPLLIIGTIGRYFFKLNYFTLMGLIAGSTTDPPALAYANMTAGNDAPAVGYATVYPLTMFLRVLTAQLLILFFV, from the coding sequence ATGAGTTGGTTGAATGAATTGTTGTGGGGCGAAGGAATTGCGCACTCGGTAATGCTATTGGCTTTTGTCATTGCGGCTGGTATCCAGTTAGGTAAGATTAAAATCTTTGGCATTTCTTTGGGAATTACTTTCGTCCTTTTCGTTGGAATTTTACTCGGACAGATCGGTTTTAAAATGAATCATGAAGTTTTACACTTTATGAAGGAGTTCGGATTGATATTGTTCGTTTATTCTGTAGGTATGCAAGTTGGGCCTGGTTTCTTCTCTTCTTTCAAAAAAGGAGGAATCACGCTGAATATGTTAGCTTGCGGAATAGTTCTTTTAGGGGTTGCAACAACCATTATACTTCACTTTGTTACCGGAGTACCTATGGCTACGATGGTTGGAATACTCTCCGGTGCTGTTACAAATACACCGGGTCTAGGTGCGGCACAGCAAGCCTATAACGATGTTTTCGGTACAACAGACAATACGATTGCATTGGGTTATGCGGTAGCCTATCCACTTGGTGTAGTTGGGATTATCCTTTCTTTGATTGTAATCCGTTATGTTTTCCGTGTGTCGTTCGAAAAAGAAAATGAGGCATTAAATGCTACCGAAGGAAAAAATACCAATGAAGCTAAACCAATCTCATTGATGGTGAAGAATCCGGCTATTTTTAATAAATCGGTAAGTGAGGTAAGTGCCCTTATTGAAAACCGTGATTTTGTTATCTCACGTATCAGCCATGTAAACAACGAGGTTGAGATACCTTCTTCCACAACGGTTTTATGCGAAAACGACAAGATATTTGTAATAACAACCGAACGGGATGCCGAAGCATTGAGAACTTTTATTGGTGAAGAGATCGATATGGACCGTAAGGAGTGGATTCGCAAAGACAGCCAGTTCATCAACCGTCGTATTCTGATCACGAAGTCAGAGCTTAACGGAAAGCGTTTGGGTACATTGAAGTTACGCAATTTGTATGGTGTCAATATTACAAGGGTAAACCGCTCGGGGGTTGATCTGGTTGCCAATCCGAATCTGACCTTACAAGTGGGCGACCGTGTTAATGTGGTTGGTACCGAATCGGCCATCGAATCTGTTGAAAAGGTGTTAGGTAATTCGATGAAGCGTTTGAATGAGCCTAATTTGCTGTTTATTTTTGTAGGAATTTTCTTAGGTATATTCCTTGGAAGTATTCCTTTTGTATTTCCGGGTATTCCTCAGCCTGTAAAGTTAGGATTGGCTGGTGGTCCTCTGATTGTTTCTATTCTAATCAGCCGTTTCGGTTATAAATATAAATTGGTTACCTATACTACCATGAGTGCAAATTTAATGTTGCGTGAGATAGGTATTACCCTTTTCCTTGCTTGTGTAGGAATTGGTGCCGGAGACGGATTTATAGATACAATCGTAAATAACGGCGGACTTTCCTGGATCGGTTACGGTTTTGCAATTACAACGATTCCATTGCTGATTATCGGAACAATAGGTCGTTATTTCTTTAAATTGAATTATTTTACCTTGATGGGACTTATTGCCGGTAGTACAACGGATCCTCCTGCATTGGCCTATGCAAATATGACCGCCGGTAATGATGCACCGGCTGTTGGATATGCAACGGTTTATCCTTTAACCATGTTTCTTCGTGTGCTTACGGCTCAATTGTTGATTTTGTTCTTTGTATAA
- a CDS encoding peptidylprolyl isomerase, with protein MKKLHFILINIMLSSVLAYCYAQEKTVTFTTSAGVIKARLYNDVPNHTSVFIKKAANGDYNGTLFTRVIKEFMIQGGSPDSKNAPAGARCGFGDRRSEILPEFRNHYFHKKGALAAPRQNDDINPKKKSDMSQFFIVHGKVYTDGALDTLELIKNQPIRRKAMDTYYKPFKTELEILKKDNPREFNKRVVEINSKVDSVIRSTPGHLIFTEEQRKAYTTLGGCPHLDGFYTIYGEVTEGFEVIDAIANQPKDAYDRPKKDIRIIKVTIQ; from the coding sequence ATGAAAAAGTTGCATTTTATTTTAATAAACATTATGCTGTCGTCCGTTTTGGCATATTGTTATGCACAGGAAAAAACGGTCACATTTACAACCAGCGCCGGTGTTATCAAAGCCCGTTTATACAATGATGTACCCAATCATACCTCCGTATTCATAAAAAAAGCGGCTAACGGAGACTATAACGGCACCCTCTTTACCCGAGTTATTAAGGAATTTATGATTCAGGGAGGATCACCCGACTCAAAAAATGCCCCGGCAGGTGCCAGATGTGGATTTGGAGATCGGAGATCGGAGATTTTACCGGAGTTTCGAAACCATTACTTTCATAAAAAGGGAGCATTGGCAGCACCTCGTCAGAACGACGACATCAACCCAAAAAAGAAATCGGATATGTCTCAATTCTTTATCGTTCATGGAAAAGTATATACCGATGGAGCACTGGACACTCTCGAACTAATTAAAAATCAACCCATCCGACGCAAAGCAATGGATACCTATTATAAACCGTTTAAAACAGAATTGGAAATCCTTAAAAAAGATAATCCACGGGAATTCAATAAACGTGTTGTAGAGATAAACAGCAAAGTCGACTCCGTAATCCGTTCTACACCCGGGCACCTCATCTTTACCGAAGAACAACGTAAAGCCTACACAACCCTGGGTGGTTGTCCGCATCTGGACGGATTCTACACCATCTACGGCGAAGTAACAGAAGGTTTCGAAGTGATTGATGCGATAGCGAATCAACCTAAAGACGCTTACGACCGGCCTAAAAAAGATATCCGAATTATAAAAGTAACCATCCAATAG